Genomic segment of uncultured Desulfobacter sp.:
TCTTACAACCCAGGTTTATTTTGGTGACCGGGTTGAAAATTATTTTGACAACCTGCTGCCTGACAACATGACATTGCGCAACAGGCTGCAGGCTAGGGTCGGGGCTTCGTCCACCCGGGCCTTTGACCTACTCTCCCACATCGGCAGGGATTGTGTGGGAGCGGTGCAACTTGTTCCCGAAGGAGAAACACCAAATGTCAAAATGGTCACCGTAGATCGGGTAGATGAGGCGCAGATAGAGGCTATTCTCAAGTCCTATGCCGCCATGCCCCTGGGGGTGGACATTGATGCCGATTTCAGGCTTTCCGTTGCCGGTGCCCAGGAAAAAACTGCATTCCTCAGGATGCAGAACGACTGGTACCGCCCTTCCGGAGCTACGCCGACCAGTCATATTTTCAAGCTGCCGATGGGGCGACTGGGCCAAACCGGCTTAGATTTGTCAGGCAGTGTGGAAAACGAATGGCTCTGCCAAAAGCTGTTGGGAGCCTTTGGCATGGCGGCGGCTGACACCCAGATAGCAAACTTCGGCAGCCAGAAGGTGCTGGTGGTGGAGCGATTTGATCGACGCTGGTCCGCTGACAGCACCTGGCTGATCCGACTGCCCCAGGAAGATATCTGCCAAGCCACGGGCATCCCTTCGGCCCTGAAATATGAGGCGGACGGGGGACCAGGCATGACCACGATCATGGATCTGCTTCTGGGGTCAGACAAGGCTCATGAGGACCGGACCTTATTCATGACGGCCCAACTGCTTTTCTGGATGTTGGGGGCCATTGACGGTCACGCCAAGAATTTCAGCATTTTTCTTCGTCCCGGCAGCCGGTTTCACCTGACCCCATTTTACGATGTAATTTCAATCTATCCTTTGGCCAGGGCTGGCCAGATTTCCATGCACAAGGTTAAGATGGCCATGGCCGTGTCAGGGAAAAACCGTCATTACAGATGGAACAGCATAACCAGAAGACATTGGTTAAATACTGCAAAAAAATGCAGGTACCCGGAAGATGAGATGAAGCAAATTATTGAAAAATGTTGCGATATGGCACAAGGGTGCATCGATCAGGTAGGTGCTACCCTCCCCCCGGGTTTTCCCGGACAGATCTCAGCAGCAATTTTTTCTGGAATGCACCAGGCAAGGGAACGGTTGATTAACAATAAAAAGGATGGATCTGCTTAAAATTAATAAAATTTCAAGTGGCATCTCCAATAACATAAGTAGTAAACGCCTTAATTGATAAGCATCTCAGTCAAAACTTATAGACATATCTGTCACTTTGCTATTCCTTAAAAATTTTGATTTTTAGCCTATTTTATGTATTCTTTGCATTTTTCAATAACGACAATTTTAATATTTTCTTTAGTCGCACCATCCCAATAATATTGAAATTCCCCGTGATCAAAATCCTCCCATGCACAGTGCAGAAGGTAGAAGTCAAAAATATCATCCTGATAATTGTGGGCTATGCACAATTCGAATAATTCTTTTAGATTAAGCCGAATTGTCTCTGGCTTATTAATAATATCGCAGGCTAT
This window contains:
- a CDS encoding type II toxin-antitoxin system HipA family toxin, which codes for MGKAKNLTVLMNGIPVGRLNRSAKGIISFGYDEDWLSDRNRRPLSLSLPLTTQVYFGDRVENYFDNLLPDNMTLRNRLQARVGASSTRAFDLLSHIGRDCVGAVQLVPEGETPNVKMVTVDRVDEAQIEAILKSYAAMPLGVDIDADFRLSVAGAQEKTAFLRMQNDWYRPSGATPTSHIFKLPMGRLGQTGLDLSGSVENEWLCQKLLGAFGMAAADTQIANFGSQKVLVVERFDRRWSADSTWLIRLPQEDICQATGIPSALKYEADGGPGMTTIMDLLLGSDKAHEDRTLFMTAQLLFWMLGAIDGHAKNFSIFLRPGSRFHLTPFYDVISIYPLARAGQISMHKVKMAMAVSGKNRHYRWNSITRRHWLNTAKKCRYPEDEMKQIIEKCCDMAQGCIDQVGATLPPGFPGQISAAIFSGMHQARERLINNKKDGSA